From a region of the Archocentrus centrarchus isolate MPI-CPG fArcCen1 chromosome 18, fArcCen1, whole genome shotgun sequence genome:
- the LOC115796830 gene encoding paramyosin-like has product MEAEIKRLNSALHDLQEKHDSLLDDNKSIAAELVQVESQRDEQKKEILKHVKAITDLEDQRAKAEDDKWAQVESVEAKMQAEIERLNSALRALQEKRDSLLDQNKRVIDELFRVKSQKGEQKEEILRLMKANRNLEDQWVKAEKDKQALVESVEAKMQAETERLNSVLHDLQEKHDSLLDQDKSIVAHLVQVERKKDEQQKEILQLVNSITDLEGQLKKAEKDKWAQVESVEAKMEAEIKRLNSALHDLQEKHDSLLDDSKSIVAHLVQVESQRDEQQKEILKLMKSNRDLEDQQATAEEEIMQKENELEKQSRIIADKQEQINDLNKDREITGRITEDLKDQLSLLQQEQTLADLREVCETAASEEMEDPVANLPPNMVQNSGSWSHCAKRLLKVGSGLIPAGIVSASVYYSYNARTDYSPWDIVNNLFNPYRKFEYIPPPF; this is encoded by the coding sequence ATGGAGGCAGAGATTAAAAGACTGAATTCTGCACTGCATGATCTTCAGGAAAAGCACGATTCTCTCCTGGATGACAACAAGAGCATTGCTGCTGAGCTGGTCCAGGTTGAAAGCCAGAGAGATGAACAAAAGAAGGAGattttaaaacatgtaaaagctATCACAGATCTTGAAGACCAACGGGCAAAGGCTGAAGATGATAAATGGGCCCAAGTGGAGTCTGTGGAGGCAAAAATGCAGGCAGAGATTGAAAGACTGAACTCTGCACTGCGTGCTCTTCAAGAAAAGCGCGATTCTCTCCTGGATCAGAACAAGCGTGTTATTGATGAGCTGTTCCGGGTTAAAAGCCAGAAAGGTGAACAAAAGGAGGAGATTTTAAGGCTTATGAAAGCTAACAGAAACCTTGAAGACCAATGGGTAAAGGCTGAAAAAGATAAGCAGGCCCTAGTGGAGTCTGTGGAGGCAAAAATGCAGGCAGAGACTGAAAGACTGAACTCTGTACTGCATGATCTTCAAGAAAAGCATGATTCTCTCCTGGATCAGGACAAGAGCATTGTTGCTCATCTGGTCCAGgtcgaaagaaagaaagatgaacAACAGAAGGAGATTTTACAGCTTGTGAATTCTATCACAGATCTTGAAGGCCAATtgaaaaaggctgaaaaagatAAATGGGCCCAAGTGGAGTCTGTGGAGGCAAAGATGGAGGCAGAGATTAAAAGACTGAATTCTGCACTGCATGATCTTCAGGAAAAGCACGATTCTCTCCTGGATGACAGCAAGAGCATTGTTGCTCATCTGGTCCAGGTTGAAAGCCAGAGAGATGAACAACAGAAGGAGATTTTAAAGCTCATGAAATCTAACAGAGACCTTGAAGACCAACAGGCAACGGCTGAAGAAGAAATAATGCAGAAGGAAAATGAACTagaaaaacagagcagaatAATTGCAGATAAGCAGGAGCAGATAAATGATCTGAATAAAGACAGAGAGATTACAGGACGGATAACCGAAGATCTTAAGGATCAGCTGAGTTTGCTCCAGCAGGAACAGACATTGGCTGATTTAAGAGAGGTATGCGAAACTGCAGCATCTGAAGAAATGGAGGATCCTGTTGCAAACCTGCCTCCTAACATGGTTCAAAATAGTGGTTCATGGTCTCACTGTGCCAAACGCCTACTTAAAGTAGGTTCAGGTCTAATTCCTGCAGGTATTGTGTCAGCCTCAGTGTATTACAGCTACAACGCACGTACCGATTATTCTCCTTGGGACATCGTCAACAATCTCTTCAATCCCTACCGCAAATTTGAATATATACCACCTCCCTTTTAA